A window of Corythoichthys intestinalis isolate RoL2023-P3 chromosome 14, ASM3026506v1, whole genome shotgun sequence contains these coding sequences:
- the LOC130929880 gene encoding ATP-dependent zinc metalloprotease YME1L1, whose translation MLCLSTSFQPQVTVPLSHLLNVLHSLKSSVGSSSTINKSRLHNENGSQSGLHYPEPLWNLQDLGLSDLGTQQLDELAPRVLPYPNLKEAPAPVVGARTIWRTSHLSTDSFFVNKHGFSHLQMSAPIYSRNRPSPLQSVCTDLQHCSVWIQHRGFKTFRSKVKRLQSAIDRPVESEGFPPSFMKGFLTRDKGIEMDSLDSLSKSGNIPDGQQDAFKRGFAEGFLKAQTLTRRTQDSLRRNRLILLVLFFVGVYGISKIPFISVRFRATTGLDSSVDPVQMKNVTFEHVKGVEEAKNELQEVVEFLKNPQKFTTLGGKLPKGVLLVGPPGTGKTLLARAVAGEAHVPFYYASGSEFDEMFVGVGASRIRNLFREAKANAPCVIFIDELDSVGGKRIESPMHPYSRQTINQLLAEMDGFKPNEGVIIIGATNFPEALDNALIRPGRFDMQVTVPKPDVKGRTEILKWYLRKIKVDPAIEAKIIARGTVGFSGADLENLVNQAALKAAVDGKDKVTMKELEFAKDKILMGPERRSAEIDKKNKIITAYHESGHAIVAYYTKDAMPINKATIMPRGPSLGHVSMLPENDRWSETRSQLLAQMDVSMGGRVAEEIIFGHEYITTGASSDFDSATKIAKMMVTRFGMCDKLGVMTYTNMTEQSPETQAAVEHEIRVLLRESYERAKALLRSHAKEHKNLADALLLYETLDAKEIQLVLEGKTLETR comes from the exons ATGCTTTGTTTGTCAACGTCTTTTCAACCACAG GTGACTGTTCCCTTAAGCCACCTCCTCAATGTACTCCACTCTCTAAAGAGCTCAGTTGGAAGTAGCAGCACCATTAATAAATCAAGACTACACAATGAGAATGGTTCTCAATCTGGACTCCATTACCCAGAG CCCCTATGGAACCTACAAGACCTTGGCCTGTCAGACCTGGGAACGCAGCAGCTTGATGAATTGGCACCTAGAGTGTTACCATATCCCAATTTAAAAGAAGCACCAGCCCCAGTAGTTGGTGCTCGGACAATCTGGCGAACGTCCCACCTTTCTACGGACTCCTTTTTTGTAAACAAGCATG GGTTTTCTCATCTTCAAATGTCAGCCCCAATTTATTCCAGGAACAGGCCTTCTCCTCTTCAGTCGGTCTGCACAGACCTGCAACACTGTTCAG TGTGGATCCAACATAGAGGCTTTAAAACATTCAGGAGCAAAGTGAAAAGACTGCAGTCAGCTATCGATCGCCCAGTAGAATCTGAAGGTTTCCCTCCATCTTTTATGAAG GGCTTCCTGACACGTGACAAAGGGATTGAAATGGACAGCCTTGACAGTCTATCAAAGAGTGGGAACATACCTGATGGACAGCAGGATGCTTTTAAGAGGGGCTTCGCTGAAGGTTTTCTGAAAGCGCAAACTCTGACGCGACGTACACAAG aCTCCCTCAGAAGAAATCGACtcattttgttggtgttgttttttgttggtgtCTATGGCATCTCAAAAATCCCCTTCATATCAG TGCGGTTCCGAGCCACGACAGGCCTGGACTCCTCAGTGGATCCTGTCCAAATGAAAAATGTGACTTTTGAGCATGTCAAAGGTGTTGAGGAAGCAAAAAATGAGCTGCAGGAAGTGGTTGAATTTCTGAAGAACCCTCAGAAGTTCACAACCCTAGGAGGGAAACTGCCAAAAG GTGTCCTTCTAGTCGGCCCACCAGGGACTGGAAAGACTTTACTGGCCAGAGCGGTGGCAGGAGAAGCACATGTTCCATTTTACTATGCCTCAGGCTCGGAGTTTGATGAGATGTTTGTTGGAGTTGGAGCCAGCCGTATCAGAAATCTTTTCA GGGAAGCCAAAGCCAACGCCCCCTGTGTCATATTTATTGATGAACTGGACAGTGTGGGTGGGAAAAGGATCGAGTCTCCTATGCACCCTTATTCCAGACAGACCATCAATCAACTACTTGCTGAAATGGATGG tttCAAGCCAAATGAAGGGGTaattattattggagccaccaacTTCCCAGAGGCTTTAGATAA TGCCCTAATCCGCCCAGGACGATTTGACATGCAGGTGACTGTCCCCAAACCAGATGTAAAAGGACGAACAGAGATTCTCAAGTGGTACCTCAGAAAGATTAAAGTGGATCCAG CCATAGAGGCAAAGATTATTGCACGGGGCACTGTGGGATTCTCTGGCGCTGATTTGGAAAATCTGGTAAACCAGGCAGCCCTGAAGGCAGCAGTAGATGGTAAAGACAAGGTCACCATGAAggagctggagtttgccaaagacAAAATCCTCATGG GTCCTGAGAGAAGGAGCGCTGAAATCGACAAGAAGAATAAGATCATCACTGCATACCACGAATCAGGCCATGCTATTGTAGCTTATTACACCAAAGATGCCATGCCCATCAACAAAGCTACTatcatgccaaggggcccaagtCTGGGACAT GTGTCAATGCTGCCAGAGAATGATCGCTGGAGTGAAACACGTTCGCAGTTGTTGGCACAGATGGACGTTAGCATGGGCGGGCGTGTCGCAGAGGAGATCATATTTGGCCATGAATACATCACAACag GGGCATCAAGTGACTTTGACAGTGCCACAAAGATTGCTAAGATGATGGTGACAAGATTCGGAATGTGTGACAAG TTAGGTGTGATGACTTACACAAACATGACAGAACAAAGCCCGGAGACTCAAGCAGCTGTAGAGCATGAAATCAGAGTTTTACTACGG GAATCTTACGAGCGAGCCAAAGCACTCTTGAGGTCTCATGCTAAAGAGCACAAGAACCTTGCTGATGCGCTGCTATTGTATGAGACGTTGGATGCCAAAGAGATCCAGTTGGTCTTAGAGGGAAAGACTTTGGAGACCAGATGA